In a single window of the Renibacterium salmoninarum ATCC 33209 genome:
- the dxs gene encoding 1-deoxy-D-xylulose-5-phosphate synthase — protein MGLLETIQHPADLARLSDEQLVQLAQEIRDFLISNVAQTGGHLGPNLCVVELTLAIHRVFDSPRDSIIFDTGHQSYVHKLVTGRQHFSTLRQQGGLSGYADRGESVHDVVESSHASSSLSWADGISRARVLNGEGDRYVVAVIGDGALTGGMTWEALNNIAADKDRRVVIVVNDNGRSYAPTVGGLADYLRSLRPAIDSLRTHKAYEGNLDWTKNKLQNGGFLGQLMYKSLHAAKKGVKDWWAPQGLFEDLGMKYIGPVDGHDQKALESAMQTAKNYAGPVIVHAMTDKGRGYAPARADEADQFHAVGVIDPETGLPLDPSTAQSWTSVFAEEIAEIADERDDIVGITAAMLIPVGLHRMAERHPQRVIDVGIAEQHALTTAAGMAFGGLHPVVAMYATFLNRGFDQLLMDVALHKAGVTVVLDRAGVTGPDGPSHHGMWDLSMLQIIPGLHLAAPRDATRLREELREAVAISDAPTVLRYSKGNVGAEVEAIERLDDGVDILARRPAGSTENDVLLVSVGAMSEMSLQVANLLGAQGISSTVVDPRWVLPVPQSIIELAAQHRIVIVIEDGVRAGGVGSRIRQEMRAAGVDTALNEVGLPVEFLAHGSRGQVLDRVGLTAQKVAHDVVAQVLGTKVPFARPLPNEQITHTGQFPTL, from the coding sequence ATGGGACTTCTGGAGACAATCCAGCATCCGGCGGATCTCGCCCGACTCAGCGATGAGCAGTTAGTTCAGCTGGCACAGGAGATTCGTGATTTCCTGATTAGCAATGTAGCTCAAACCGGCGGGCATCTTGGCCCTAACCTGTGCGTTGTTGAACTGACTTTAGCCATTCATCGAGTTTTCGATTCGCCCCGTGATTCCATTATTTTCGACACTGGGCACCAGTCCTATGTACATAAGCTGGTCACCGGTCGGCAGCACTTTTCCACGCTCCGCCAACAAGGCGGACTTTCCGGCTATGCCGATCGCGGCGAATCAGTGCACGACGTCGTCGAAAGTTCGCACGCTTCGTCGTCACTTTCTTGGGCCGACGGAATTTCGCGGGCGCGCGTACTCAACGGCGAGGGTGATCGATACGTCGTTGCGGTCATTGGCGACGGCGCGCTGACCGGCGGGATGACCTGGGAAGCGCTAAACAATATCGCAGCGGATAAAGACCGTCGAGTAGTGATTGTGGTCAATGACAATGGCCGTTCCTATGCGCCGACGGTTGGCGGCTTAGCAGACTATCTCCGATCGCTTCGGCCCGCGATCGATTCGTTACGCACGCACAAAGCCTATGAAGGCAACCTGGATTGGACCAAGAACAAACTGCAAAACGGCGGCTTTCTGGGCCAGCTCATGTACAAGTCTTTACACGCAGCAAAGAAGGGCGTGAAAGATTGGTGGGCTCCGCAAGGTCTGTTTGAAGATTTAGGCATGAAGTACATCGGACCGGTCGACGGTCACGATCAAAAAGCGCTCGAATCTGCCATGCAGACAGCTAAAAACTATGCCGGCCCAGTCATTGTGCATGCGATGACGGACAAGGGACGCGGTTATGCGCCGGCTCGGGCTGATGAAGCAGACCAGTTCCACGCCGTTGGCGTGATTGATCCAGAAACTGGCTTGCCGCTCGATCCCTCCACAGCGCAGTCTTGGACCTCTGTTTTCGCCGAAGAGATTGCCGAAATTGCCGACGAGCGCGATGACATCGTGGGCATTACGGCTGCGATGTTGATTCCGGTGGGTCTGCACCGGATGGCTGAACGGCATCCACAACGCGTGATTGATGTGGGTATTGCCGAACAGCATGCGCTGACCACGGCTGCTGGTATGGCCTTTGGTGGCCTGCACCCAGTGGTGGCCATGTATGCGACCTTCCTCAATCGTGGCTTTGACCAATTGCTGATGGATGTTGCTTTGCACAAGGCCGGGGTGACCGTGGTGTTGGACCGTGCTGGCGTAACTGGTCCCGACGGTCCAAGCCACCACGGTATGTGGGATCTTTCCATGTTGCAGATCATTCCCGGCTTGCACTTGGCTGCACCGCGCGATGCCACTCGGCTGCGCGAAGAACTACGCGAAGCCGTTGCGATATCTGATGCCCCAACGGTGCTCCGATATTCGAAAGGAAATGTCGGTGCCGAAGTGGAAGCCATCGAACGGCTCGATGACGGCGTTGATATCCTGGCACGCCGACCAGCCGGCTCAACCGAAAATGACGTGCTCCTCGTCTCGGTCGGAGCAATGAGCGAAATGTCGCTTCAGGTGGCGAATTTACTGGGCGCGCAGGGGATTTCCTCAACAGTTGTAGACCCTCGTTGGGTGTTGCCGGTGCCACAATCGATTATTGAGCTTGCGGCCCAGCATCGAATCGTCATTGTGATTGAAGATGGCGTGCGCGCTGGCGGGGTTGGCTCCAGGATTAGGCAGGAGATGCGCGCGGCTGGCGTGGACACGGCACTGAATGAAGTTGGGTTACCGGTGGAGTTCCTGGCTCATGGCAGCCGTGGCCAAGTCTTGGATCGAGTCGGCTTGACCGCCCAAAAAGTAGCGCACGACGTCGTCGCGCAGGTTTTGGGCACCAAGGTCCCGTTTGCCCGGCCGTTACCCAATGAGCAAATCACCCATACCGGCCAATTTCCCACGCTGTGA
- a CDS encoding DUF402 domain-containing protein, translating into MTGVDRPEISAGEFVVARNRKWDGAAHWTVPGFYLGADEYGHWVYQTAGAFVAKPGAAFLAESAAVLLIPFDAHWVATFYDKDQPDGTSLYVDIVTDIKWARLECGNRWEMTLIDMDLDVIVNNGRTWVDDEDEFAEHQIRYGYPAEVIRSMQSACDEVHRMVLAHGGPFDGRNLQWQARPNS; encoded by the coding sequence GTGACGGGGGTGGATCGGCCCGAGATTTCTGCGGGTGAATTTGTCGTTGCGCGAAATCGCAAATGGGACGGTGCTGCGCATTGGACCGTCCCCGGTTTTTACCTTGGCGCTGATGAGTATGGGCATTGGGTGTATCAAACTGCCGGAGCTTTTGTGGCTAAACCAGGTGCCGCATTTTTGGCAGAGTCTGCGGCGGTGCTTCTCATACCCTTTGATGCGCACTGGGTTGCTACCTTTTATGACAAAGATCAACCTGACGGCACGTCGCTGTACGTAGATATTGTTACCGATATCAAGTGGGCCAGGCTAGAATGCGGTAATCGCTGGGAGATGACGTTGATCGATATGGATCTTGACGTCATTGTGAATAACGGCCGCACTTGGGTAGATGACGAAGACGAGTTTGCGGAGCATCAAATCCGTTACGGTTATCCGGCTGAAGTAATCCGTAGCATGCAAAGCGCCTGTGACGAGGTGCACCGAATGGTGCTAGCACATGGAGGGCCGTTCGATGGCCGAAATTTGCAGTGGCAAGCAAGGCCGAATAGCTAG
- a CDS encoding threonine aldolase family protein gives MTESLHDKNLRGFASDNYAGVHPEILAALATANEGHQVSYGEDIYTEKLTQVFEKHFGPSLSGADIEVYPVFNGTGANVVSLQAMMPRWGAVISAKTAHINMDEGGAPERVGGMKLLTVETPDGKLTPELIDQEAWGWGDEHRAQPLVVSITQVTELGTCYTPEEVSTIADHVHKNGMLLHMDGSRLANAAASLGLPFKAFTTDAGVDVLSFGGTKNGMIFGEAIVLLNPSAAPGIKFLRKLNMQLASKMRFISAQFLALLEGDLWLRSASHANAMATRLRTGIEQIPGVEATQTTQANGVFAILPEGVADRVREKFRFYDWDEARCEVRWMCSFDTTEADIDAFLAAIRAEAAR, from the coding sequence CAACCGCCAATGAGGGCCACCAGGTCTCCTATGGCGAAGACATTTACACGGAAAAGCTCACCCAGGTGTTCGAAAAGCATTTCGGCCCAAGTCTTTCGGGCGCAGACATCGAGGTCTACCCGGTATTCAATGGCACCGGTGCCAACGTGGTGAGCCTACAAGCCATGATGCCGCGCTGGGGTGCGGTAATCAGCGCTAAAACCGCACATATCAACATGGATGAAGGCGGCGCCCCAGAGCGAGTGGGCGGCATGAAGTTACTGACCGTAGAAACCCCTGATGGCAAGCTCACGCCCGAGTTGATTGATCAAGAGGCCTGGGGCTGGGGCGATGAACACCGCGCGCAGCCTTTGGTGGTCTCCATCACCCAGGTCACCGAACTTGGCACCTGCTATACCCCGGAAGAGGTCAGCACGATCGCCGATCATGTGCACAAAAACGGCATGTTGCTGCATATGGACGGTTCTCGGTTGGCGAATGCGGCAGCCTCGCTGGGGCTGCCTTTCAAAGCCTTCACTACCGACGCCGGCGTTGATGTACTTTCGTTTGGCGGCACGAAAAACGGCATGATCTTCGGTGAAGCAATCGTCTTGCTGAACCCGAGCGCCGCGCCCGGAATCAAGTTCTTGCGCAAACTCAACATGCAGCTTGCCTCAAAGATGCGTTTCATCTCGGCACAATTCCTCGCATTGCTAGAAGGCGATCTCTGGCTGCGTTCAGCGTCGCACGCGAATGCTATGGCAACCCGGCTTCGTACTGGAATCGAGCAGATTCCAGGGGTGGAAGCCACTCAAACGACCCAAGCCAACGGCGTTTTTGCGATCCTGCCAGAAGGCGTCGCTGATCGAGTTCGGGAGAAGTTCCGTTTTTACGATTGGGACGAAGCACGCTGTGAAGTTCGGTGGATGTGCTCCTTCGATACCACTGAAGCTGATATCGATGCGTTCCTAGCGGCAATCCGAGCCGAAGCGGCACGCTAA
- a CDS encoding 3-hydroxyacyl-CoA dehydrogenase NAD-binding domain-containing protein, which translates to MSSIKDQFGKLTDLFPTEVVTHSYAQDVTLPGLPGEKPKTFILITLDNGLDHKRPTTLGPNTLVELGTVLETQRERTARGEIAGVGITGKPYFLVAGADLSAVGSIGESEQGKWMAQLGHEVYSLLNNLGVPSFVFINGLALGGGLEIALNANYRTVSTGAGALALPEAFLGLVPGWGGVYLLPRLIGPENAVKVMIENSLNNNRTTSGAQAFQLGIADELFEPADFLEQSLLWAAKVIAGETTVERANAVSEPLIADQSAAWDAAVAKAKAVVKAKTSDAAPAPLRLIELLEKGKNWSKEEAFAAEDDALADLMQTDEFRATVYAFLDLVQKRAKRPAGAPDKSLAKPVTKVGVVGAGLMAGQFSLLFARQLKVPVVMTDIDQERFDKGVAYVHGQVDKLLAKKRISPDAANRTKALVAGPVSKQAFADADFVIEAVFEELQVKKNVFAELEEIISADCVLATNTSSLSVTEMAADLKHPERVVGFHFFNPVAVMPLLEIVRAPKTSDAVLATAFETAKALKKNAVLVKDAAAFVANRILLRLMGEVARAFNQGTDAKTADTALKPMGLPMSPFTLLSMVGVPVALHVSESLHSAFGDRFWVSQNQQRLIDAGKKGIWEIGEDRNPFVPQDTLDLLEFGDTPISGEALLVQTQDALAEEIGLMLDEGVVAAAEDIDLCMILGAGWPMYLGGITPYLDRVGASERVNGKRFHAPGVASRA; encoded by the coding sequence ATGAGCAGCATCAAGGACCAGTTCGGTAAACTCACCGACCTCTTCCCTACCGAAGTCGTCACACATTCTTATGCTCAAGATGTGACGTTGCCGGGACTACCGGGCGAAAAGCCAAAGACCTTCATACTGATCACCTTGGACAACGGACTGGACCACAAGCGGCCCACCACACTGGGGCCGAATACTCTGGTTGAGCTTGGCACGGTACTTGAAACCCAGCGCGAGCGGACCGCCCGCGGCGAGATCGCCGGCGTCGGCATCACTGGTAAGCCGTACTTTCTGGTCGCTGGTGCGGATCTGTCCGCCGTCGGCTCGATCGGTGAAAGCGAACAGGGCAAATGGATGGCCCAGTTGGGCCACGAGGTCTACAGCCTCCTCAATAACCTCGGCGTACCCAGCTTTGTCTTCATCAACGGTCTAGCTCTGGGTGGCGGCCTAGAAATCGCCCTGAATGCGAACTACCGCACCGTTTCCACTGGCGCCGGTGCTCTCGCGTTACCCGAAGCGTTCCTCGGCCTAGTGCCGGGCTGGGGCGGTGTTTATCTACTCCCCCGATTGATCGGGCCGGAAAATGCCGTCAAGGTCATGATTGAAAACTCGCTCAACAACAATCGCACCACGTCGGGCGCGCAGGCGTTCCAGCTGGGCATTGCCGATGAACTCTTTGAGCCGGCCGATTTCTTGGAGCAATCCTTGCTCTGGGCGGCCAAGGTCATCGCTGGCGAGACCACTGTGGAGCGAGCCAATGCGGTTTCCGAGCCGCTGATCGCCGACCAGTCTGCGGCTTGGGATGCTGCGGTGGCTAAGGCAAAAGCTGTGGTCAAGGCGAAAACCTCCGATGCGGCACCAGCACCGCTTCGTTTGATCGAGCTGCTCGAAAAGGGCAAAAATTGGTCGAAAGAAGAAGCATTTGCGGCAGAAGACGATGCGCTTGCTGATTTGATGCAGACGGATGAATTCCGCGCCACGGTTTACGCTTTCTTGGACTTGGTGCAAAAACGCGCGAAACGCCCTGCTGGCGCCCCGGACAAATCGTTGGCTAAGCCAGTAACTAAGGTCGGCGTCGTCGGCGCGGGACTGATGGCGGGGCAATTCTCCCTGTTGTTTGCCCGGCAGCTCAAGGTACCCGTTGTCATGACTGATATTGATCAAGAACGGTTCGATAAGGGTGTGGCCTATGTGCACGGTCAAGTCGACAAATTACTGGCTAAAAAGCGAATCTCACCGGACGCGGCAAACCGGACCAAAGCACTTGTGGCCGGCCCTGTCTCGAAGCAAGCCTTTGCCGACGCCGACTTTGTTATCGAGGCGGTTTTCGAAGAACTTCAGGTCAAGAAGAACGTCTTCGCGGAGCTGGAAGAGATCATTTCAGCAGACTGCGTGCTGGCCACTAATACCTCATCGCTTTCGGTAACCGAAATGGCGGCCGATCTGAAGCACCCAGAACGCGTAGTAGGTTTCCACTTCTTCAACCCCGTCGCGGTGATGCCACTGCTGGAGATTGTTCGTGCGCCGAAGACATCCGATGCGGTGCTAGCAACTGCATTTGAGACCGCAAAAGCGCTAAAGAAGAATGCCGTCCTGGTCAAAGACGCAGCTGCGTTTGTGGCCAACCGCATTTTGCTCCGTTTGATGGGCGAGGTCGCTAGGGCCTTCAACCAAGGCACCGACGCCAAAACTGCAGACACCGCTTTGAAGCCAATGGGCTTGCCGATGTCTCCGTTTACGTTGCTTTCCATGGTTGGCGTTCCCGTGGCGTTACACGTTTCCGAATCGCTACACAGCGCCTTCGGCGATCGGTTCTGGGTTTCGCAAAATCAGCAACGACTCATTGACGCCGGTAAAAAGGGTATCTGGGAAATCGGCGAAGACCGCAACCCGTTCGTGCCGCAAGATACCTTAGACCTGCTTGAATTCGGGGACACTCCGATCAGCGGCGAAGCACTTCTAGTCCAAACGCAAGATGCGCTGGCCGAGGAAATCGGGCTCATGCTCGACGAAGGTGTGGTGGCCGCGGCTGAGGACATCGACCTGTGCATGATCTTGGGTGCGGGCTGGCCAATGTATCTGGGTGGCATCACACCGTATCTGGATCGCGTCGGCGCTTCAGAGCGCGTCAACGGCAAGCGATTCCACGCACCGGGCGTAGCTTCACGCGCCTAA
- a CDS encoding DUF3000 domain-containing protein, translated as MSALAQVPSDFLTALGTLRQATCRSELRLEEIPAPSRLSPYAVALGAEVFAKNSFGLELKDSEEPEELATGRFILLHDPDGSALWDGTFRVVTYIRAQLEADIGTDAMLGSVAWTWLVEALETHQAAYRAAGGTATRILSESYGSLAGSPDAIDIELRASWTPESSDVQAHLEAWSDMVCTFAGLPPLPEGVSALPNRRRN; from the coding sequence GTGAGCGCGCTAGCACAGGTTCCCTCTGATTTCCTGACTGCGTTAGGAACACTTCGACAAGCAACATGTCGGAGTGAATTGAGGCTGGAAGAAATCCCCGCACCGTCCCGACTCTCCCCCTACGCGGTGGCGCTCGGCGCTGAGGTCTTTGCCAAAAACTCTTTTGGCTTAGAACTCAAAGACTCTGAGGAACCGGAGGAACTCGCCACGGGCCGATTCATCCTGTTGCACGATCCAGACGGTTCAGCGCTTTGGGATGGCACCTTCCGAGTGGTGACCTATATCCGTGCGCAGTTAGAGGCTGATATTGGCACCGATGCAATGCTGGGATCGGTTGCCTGGACCTGGCTCGTTGAGGCCCTAGAAACCCACCAGGCGGCTTATCGTGCCGCTGGCGGTACCGCTACTCGAATTTTGTCCGAAAGCTACGGTTCCTTGGCTGGTAGCCCCGATGCCATTGATATTGAACTGCGCGCTTCCTGGACGCCCGAGAGTTCAGATGTTCAGGCGCACTTAGAAGCGTGGTCAGATATGGTCTGCACCTTTGCCGGCTTGCCACCGCTGCCAGAAGGCGTCAGCGCGTTACCGAATAGGCGTCGGAATTGA
- a CDS encoding sensor histidine kinase: MAGKEVVETDLGSLGSSVRAKAPIRGSGGAIIGEVSVGFATSEVLDDLWGAVGPILAVSVIALALGASGTSFLMRSLRRHTLGLELEEIGALVQNQEVVLHGLAEGVIGLDADKRVTICNDKAAELLGLTAPEGTVFDQLGLPEGLVALLDHAHLDTLDGEQQDPAESVQIVLGRSVLLANALKVVRGKHDLGWVVMVRDRTSVQALSRQLDAVSTLTSALRAQRHEFANRLHAVVGLIDIGRSAEAADYVRSTLETGPLRFPLENGQLLSDTYLLAFLGAKSTQAAERGVRLRLGTETSLHSQLQDAQNTTTVLGNLGDNAITAAVHGESTERWVEVELLSDGSSVHLTVADSGDGVPAALVDQLFDEGFSTSALHGAPSGLGEGLGLALSRQLARLDGGEVSLLSPGRVGGPGAVFLARLEQVLTETVKND, from the coding sequence TTGGCGGGCAAAGAGGTAGTCGAGACTGATTTAGGCTCGCTCGGATCCTCGGTGCGGGCCAAGGCCCCCATCCGGGGGAGCGGCGGCGCAATCATTGGTGAAGTAAGCGTGGGGTTTGCCACCTCAGAAGTTCTGGATGACCTCTGGGGTGCGGTGGGACCAATTTTGGCCGTCAGCGTGATTGCGTTAGCCCTCGGTGCCAGCGGCACAAGTTTCTTGATGCGTAGTTTACGTCGGCACACTTTGGGCCTAGAACTGGAAGAAATTGGTGCGCTGGTGCAGAACCAGGAAGTGGTTTTGCACGGCTTGGCCGAAGGGGTCATCGGACTAGACGCGGATAAACGTGTGACGATCTGCAATGACAAAGCAGCGGAACTATTGGGTCTAACAGCGCCGGAAGGTACCGTATTCGACCAACTAGGGCTGCCTGAAGGGCTAGTGGCACTCTTGGACCACGCCCATCTGGATACGCTGGACGGCGAGCAGCAAGACCCCGCTGAAAGTGTTCAGATTGTGCTGGGTCGCTCTGTTCTCCTGGCGAACGCACTCAAGGTAGTCCGCGGAAAACATGATTTGGGCTGGGTCGTCATGGTGCGGGATCGAACCTCCGTCCAAGCGCTTAGCCGCCAGCTCGATGCAGTCAGTACCTTGACATCAGCTCTGCGCGCCCAGCGGCATGAATTTGCTAACCGGCTGCACGCCGTCGTCGGACTAATCGACATTGGACGCAGTGCTGAGGCGGCTGATTATGTGCGAAGCACTCTCGAAACCGGACCGCTTCGGTTCCCGCTGGAAAATGGGCAGTTGCTTTCTGACACCTATCTATTGGCCTTCCTGGGCGCGAAAAGTACTCAAGCCGCCGAACGTGGCGTGCGGCTAAGGCTAGGCACGGAAACGTCTTTGCACTCACAGTTGCAGGACGCCCAGAACACGACGACGGTGCTTGGAAATTTGGGTGACAATGCCATCACTGCGGCCGTGCATGGTGAATCAACCGAGCGCTGGGTGGAAGTTGAACTACTGAGCGATGGCAGCAGCGTGCATCTCACCGTTGCGGACTCGGGAGATGGCGTGCCAGCAGCTTTGGTAGATCAGTTATTCGATGAGGGCTTCAGCACCTCGGCTCTGCACGGTGCGCCGAGCGGCCTAGGCGAAGGCCTAGGGTTAGCTTTATCGAGGCAATTGGCCCGGCTGGACGGCGGCGAAGTTAGTTTATTGTCTCCGGGCCGGGTGGGTGGCCCAGGAGCAGTTTTTCTTGCCAGGTTGGAACAGGTATTGACGGAGACGGTAAAAAATGACTGA
- a CDS encoding HRDC domain-containing protein, with amino-acid sequence MSLPNDGTESNEKLTRSRSGRVSRPASKAGNAGKDENLVAPSPEGAGPELAGPELADGTALDLSAIPEIIELNAPRDGVPLIINTAEGLERAARALANGSGPAGVDAERASGFRYGQRAFLVQIRREGAGTWLIDPEPFDDLKIIDDALNGVEWILHAASQDLPCLSELGMWPSALFDTELAARIAGLPKVGLAAVVEQLLGFGLAKEHSAADWSTRPLPEPWLRYAALDVEVLAELREELIELLEADGKLEWATQEFQAILAAGPPPPRIDPWRRTSGVHQLRDRKQLAAVRQLWLERDALAQNRDVAPGRLLPDSALVAAARAMPDTVPQLLGTPGFHGRAAQREAPRWLRSIAEAKASKELPPLHLPSSSPPPPRAWADKDPAAAARFATVRPRLFELAEQLNLPVENLLTPDFVRRISWRPPAEISAESLGSALADLGARPWQIELNTPGLLEAFIHPDPLPTKETAAKEATAHND; translated from the coding sequence ATGAGTTTGCCGAACGATGGAACCGAATCCAACGAAAAACTTACCCGGAGTCGATCTGGCCGGGTCAGCCGCCCCGCCAGCAAAGCCGGAAATGCTGGTAAAGATGAGAACCTCGTGGCACCTAGCCCTGAGGGCGCCGGTCCCGAATTAGCCGGTCCCGAATTAGCCGATGGGACGGCACTAGATCTTTCGGCAATCCCAGAGATCATCGAACTCAATGCTCCGCGCGACGGCGTGCCGTTGATTATCAACACAGCCGAGGGATTGGAACGGGCCGCTAGGGCGCTAGCAAATGGCAGTGGTCCAGCAGGCGTAGATGCCGAACGAGCCTCCGGCTTTCGCTATGGCCAAAGAGCGTTCCTGGTACAGATTCGGCGCGAAGGTGCCGGCACTTGGCTGATTGACCCAGAGCCATTTGACGATCTCAAAATCATTGACGACGCGCTGAACGGCGTCGAGTGGATCCTGCATGCAGCTAGCCAAGATTTACCGTGCCTTTCTGAGCTAGGTATGTGGCCCAGTGCGCTGTTCGACACTGAGCTAGCCGCCCGAATTGCTGGGCTACCCAAGGTTGGCCTAGCCGCCGTCGTCGAACAACTGCTGGGCTTTGGCCTGGCCAAAGAACATTCCGCCGCTGATTGGTCTACTCGTCCACTGCCAGAACCTTGGCTGCGGTATGCAGCGCTAGACGTCGAAGTCCTCGCTGAATTGCGCGAGGAGCTCATTGAACTTCTTGAGGCCGACGGCAAACTAGAGTGGGCAACCCAGGAATTCCAAGCGATTTTGGCTGCAGGACCACCACCGCCAAGAATTGATCCTTGGCGGCGCACTTCCGGGGTGCACCAGCTTCGAGATCGAAAGCAATTGGCTGCGGTTCGGCAGCTCTGGTTAGAGCGTGACGCGCTGGCGCAGAATCGTGATGTGGCCCCCGGGCGTTTATTACCAGATTCCGCACTCGTCGCCGCAGCGCGCGCCATGCCAGATACTGTTCCGCAGCTATTGGGCACTCCCGGTTTTCACGGTCGCGCAGCCCAACGAGAAGCACCGCGCTGGCTGCGCTCCATCGCGGAAGCTAAGGCCAGTAAAGAGCTGCCTCCGCTACATCTACCCAGCAGTTCGCCGCCGCCACCACGCGCTTGGGCGGATAAAGACCCTGCGGCAGCGGCTCGATTCGCCACGGTTCGTCCCCGCCTATTTGAGTTGGCTGAGCAGTTGAACCTGCCGGTGGAGAATTTACTGACGCCTGATTTTGTTCGACGCATTTCATGGCGACCGCCCGCGGAGATTTCCGCAGAATCGCTTGGTTCAGCGCTTGCTGATCTGGGTGCTCGCCCGTGGCAAATTGAGCTGAACACTCCGGGACTTCTCGAGGCGTTCATCCATCCGGATCCGCTGCCGACTAAAGAGACAGCGGCAAAAGAGGCCACAGCGCACAACGACTAG
- a CDS encoding thiolase family protein, which yields MEPRRSPESFRKEEQQVSPNTRQVREVVFVDGVRTPFGKTGEKGIYSDVRTDDLVVKCIRELMRRNPSLPPERIDEVTIAATTQTGDQGLTIGRTAALLSGLPKSVPGFAIDRMCAGAMTAVTTTASGIGFGAYDVVIAGGVEHMGHHPMGSGADPNPRFMSESLVDPAALNMGNTAENLHDRFPAITKERTDRYAVNSQNKLAAAYEKGQIQPDLVPVAASKVQPHSAEEKNPGHVWNLNTVDEPPHPGTTMEDLASLRTPFRPHGRVTAGNAAGLNDGATAAILASAEAAEELGLTVKITMVSYGFAGVEPEVMGIEPVPATEKALKNAGLSIDDIGLFEINEAFAVQVLSFLDYFGIADEDPRVNRYGGAIAVGHPLASSGVRLMNQLARQFEEDHSVQYGITTMCIGLGMGAKVIWANPHFEGAAA from the coding sequence ATGGAGCCCCGCCGATCTCCTGAGAGTTTCCGGAAAGAGGAGCAACAGGTGAGCCCAAATACACGGCAAGTCCGTGAGGTAGTTTTTGTTGACGGAGTTCGAACCCCCTTTGGAAAAACTGGCGAAAAGGGCATTTATTCAGATGTCCGTACCGATGACCTGGTGGTCAAATGTATCCGAGAGCTCATGCGACGCAACCCTTCGCTGCCTCCCGAGCGGATCGACGAAGTTACGATCGCGGCAACCACCCAGACTGGTGACCAGGGTTTGACCATCGGGCGCACCGCCGCTCTCTTATCTGGCCTGCCGAAATCCGTACCCGGCTTCGCTATTGACCGGATGTGCGCTGGCGCAATGACCGCTGTTACCACCACCGCATCGGGCATTGGATTTGGCGCCTACGACGTCGTCATTGCTGGCGGCGTCGAGCATATGGGCCACCACCCCATGGGATCTGGCGCAGACCCCAACCCGCGTTTCATGTCCGAGAGCTTAGTTGACCCGGCCGCGTTGAACATGGGAAATACTGCAGAGAATTTGCACGACCGGTTCCCAGCAATTACTAAAGAACGCACCGACCGATACGCCGTCAATTCACAGAACAAGCTGGCTGCGGCCTACGAAAAAGGCCAAATTCAACCCGATCTAGTCCCGGTGGCCGCATCAAAGGTGCAGCCGCACAGCGCTGAGGAGAAAAATCCAGGCCACGTTTGGAACCTCAACACCGTTGACGAGCCACCGCACCCGGGTACCACGATGGAGGATTTGGCGTCGTTGCGGACACCGTTCCGCCCGCATGGGCGGGTTACCGCTGGAAACGCCGCAGGCCTTAACGACGGCGCGACGGCAGCCATCTTGGCCTCAGCAGAAGCCGCTGAAGAATTGGGCCTGACGGTCAAAATTACGATGGTCAGCTATGGTTTTGCCGGCGTTGAGCCCGAAGTCATGGGCATCGAACCGGTCCCAGCAACCGAAAAAGCACTCAAGAATGCTGGCCTGAGCATCGACGATATTGGTCTGTTTGAAATCAACGAAGCGTTCGCGGTTCAGGTACTTTCCTTCCTCGATTACTTCGGTATTGCCGATGAGGACCCGCGCGTGAACCGTTACGGCGGTGCGATTGCGGTAGGTCACCCGTTAGCATCCTCGGGCGTGCGTCTGATGAATCAATTGGCCCGGCAGTTCGAAGAAGATCATTCGGTCCAGTACGGCATCACCACCATGTGCATCGGCCTGGGCATGGGCGCCAAGGTCATCTGGGCCAACCCGCATTTTGAAGGAGCCGCAGCATGA